A region of Geobacillus sp. 46C-IIa DNA encodes the following proteins:
- a CDS encoding YqhR family membrane protein, with product MMAEQKGKLEQEKRERPMTLLQKTIIIGFVGGVFWSLIGYLAYFFNFSEISPNMVLVPWVASGWKYGKTGNYVAIALIGVISIAAALLYYALLRNIRGMWAGILYGAALWVVVFYLFNPLFPNVQPVADLEPNTVITTLCLYILYGVFVGYSISFETQEMNRPSQSTGKEAAKEGS from the coding sequence ATGATGGCGGAACAAAAAGGAAAGCTCGAGCAGGAGAAAAGAGAGCGGCCCATGACGCTCTTGCAAAAAACGATCATTATTGGGTTTGTCGGCGGGGTGTTTTGGAGCTTGATCGGCTATTTGGCGTACTTTTTCAACTTTAGCGAAATCAGTCCAAACATGGTGTTAGTTCCTTGGGTGGCCAGCGGCTGGAAATACGGAAAAACAGGCAACTATGTAGCCATCGCGTTGATCGGTGTCATTTCCATTGCGGCGGCGCTCCTTTACTACGCGTTGCTGCGGAACATTCGCGGCATGTGGGCGGGCATTTTATACGGCGCGGCGCTGTGGGTGGTTGTTTTCTATTTGTTCAATCCGTTGTTTCCGAATGTTCAGCCGGTCGCTGATTTAGAACCGAATACAGTCATTACGACGCTTTGCCTATACATTTTATACGGCGTGTTCGTCGGCTATTCGATTTCCTTTGAGACGCAGGAAATGAACCGGCCATCCCAAAGCACCGGGAAAGAGGCGGCGAAGGAAGGAAGCTGA